One Streptomyces sp. P9-A2 DNA window includes the following coding sequences:
- a CDS encoding alpha-L-rhamnosidase, producing MISRRNILASAAATVGAVAAGAVPAAGAVPAGAAPSAARKGGSALRVTSPTVEYVRHPLGLDVARPRLSWPLTATAPGQRQSAYQVRIASSVARLTRPDVWDSGKVASAESVLVSYDGPRLEPRTRYHWSVRVWDAGGAVSPWSEPSWWETGLMDEAEWSARWISAPASLTEPPSLEGSSWIWFPEGEPAQSVPADTRWFRLSVDLPDAVTAATLVLSADDAYVASVNGTEVASTALDSDERRWRRPDVIDVLEHLRSGTNILAVSATNRTVGPAGLIGVLALTTASGERRIVTDGAWRSTDREPADDWRERDFDDTGWQAAKVAAAWGAGPWGEVVPVLFAAHQLRHEFRLPRKKVARARLYATALGVYEPHLNGKRVGNDQLAPGWTDYNKRVQYQTYDVTDALRPGANALGVHLAHGWYAGNICWFGPHQYGEHPGLLAQLEVEYADGTSERITTGPDWRAAQGPIVSADLLAGETYDARKETAGWTSPGFDDGAWRPVRDADAAAPPRIVAQVDGPVRVEKELRTQKVTEPKPGVFIFDLGQNMVGSVRLRVSGKAGTAVRLRHGEVLNPDGTLYTANLRSAAATDTYILKGTGKEVYEPRFTFHGFRYVEVTGFPGTPPASAVTGRVMHTSAPFTLTFETDVPMIDQLHRNITWGQRGNFLSVPTDTPARDERLGWTGDINVFAPTATYTMESARFLTKWLVDLRDAQTSDGAFTDVAPQAGDIGKGVAGWGDAGVTVPWALYQTYGDRQVLEDAWPSVQAWLRYLEQNSTGLLRPDAGYGDWLNVSDETPKDVIATAYFAHSADLAALIATELGEDPAPYADLHARVRTAFETAYVTADGKVKGDTQTAYVLALSMNLVPDALRKAAADRLVALIEARDWHLSTGFLGTPRLLPVLTDTGHTEVAYRLLHQRTFPSWGFQMDKGATTMWERWDSLQPDGEFQSPGMNSFNHYAYGSVGEWMYANIAGIAPGRAGYRQIVIRPRPGGEVTSARATFTSLYGPVSTAWEQRSGRFRLSCGVPANTTAEVWIPTDHPKRVTHTHGTFVRAENGFAVFEVGSGNHRFTV from the coding sequence GTGATCAGTAGAAGGAACATTCTCGCGAGCGCCGCGGCCACGGTGGGCGCCGTGGCCGCAGGAGCGGTGCCGGCCGCGGGAGCGGTGCCGGCGGGGGCCGCGCCCTCCGCCGCGCGCAAGGGAGGGAGCGCCTTACGGGTGACCTCTCCGACCGTCGAGTACGTGCGCCACCCCCTGGGCCTGGACGTGGCCCGACCGCGTCTGAGCTGGCCGTTGACCGCGACCGCACCGGGGCAGCGACAGAGCGCCTACCAGGTGCGCATCGCGTCGAGCGTGGCCCGCCTGACCCGCCCGGACGTGTGGGACAGCGGCAAGGTCGCCTCGGCCGAGTCCGTTCTCGTCTCCTACGACGGACCCCGGCTCGAGCCGCGTACGCGCTACCACTGGTCGGTGCGTGTCTGGGACGCCGGCGGAGCCGTCTCGCCGTGGAGCGAACCGTCCTGGTGGGAGACCGGCCTGATGGACGAGGCCGAGTGGTCCGCGCGGTGGATATCCGCTCCCGCCTCCCTCACCGAACCCCCTTCCCTGGAGGGCAGTTCGTGGATCTGGTTCCCCGAGGGCGAACCGGCGCAGAGCGTTCCGGCGGACACCCGGTGGTTCCGTCTCTCCGTCGACCTCCCGGACGCCGTCACCGCGGCCACGCTGGTGCTCAGCGCGGACGACGCCTACGTCGCCTCCGTCAACGGCACCGAAGTGGCGAGCACCGCCCTGGACTCGGACGAGCGGAGATGGCGCCGCCCGGACGTCATCGACGTCCTCGAGCACCTACGCTCCGGCACGAACATCCTGGCCGTCTCCGCGACCAACCGCACGGTCGGCCCCGCCGGCCTCATCGGCGTACTCGCCCTGACCACGGCCTCCGGCGAGCGCAGGATCGTCACCGACGGCGCGTGGAGGTCCACCGACCGGGAGCCGGCCGACGACTGGCGCGAGCGGGACTTCGACGACACCGGGTGGCAGGCCGCCAAGGTGGCCGCCGCCTGGGGCGCCGGGCCGTGGGGCGAGGTCGTGCCGGTGCTGTTCGCCGCCCACCAGCTCCGCCACGAGTTCAGGCTGCCGCGCAAGAAGGTCGCACGCGCCCGTCTGTACGCCACGGCCCTCGGCGTGTACGAACCCCACCTCAACGGCAAGCGGGTGGGCAACGATCAACTGGCACCGGGCTGGACCGACTACAACAAGCGCGTGCAGTACCAGACCTACGACGTGACCGACGCGCTCCGCCCGGGAGCCAACGCCCTCGGCGTCCACCTCGCCCACGGCTGGTACGCGGGCAACATCTGCTGGTTCGGACCGCACCAGTACGGGGAACACCCGGGGCTGCTGGCACAGTTGGAGGTCGAGTACGCCGACGGGACGAGCGAGCGCATCACCACCGGGCCCGACTGGCGTGCCGCCCAGGGCCCGATCGTCTCCGCCGACCTGCTGGCGGGCGAGACCTACGACGCCCGCAAGGAGACGGCCGGGTGGACCTCACCCGGATTCGACGACGGAGCGTGGCGTCCGGTACGTGACGCCGACGCCGCCGCCCCGCCGCGGATCGTCGCGCAGGTGGACGGCCCCGTACGCGTCGAGAAGGAACTCCGCACCCAGAAGGTCACCGAACCCAAGCCGGGCGTCTTCATCTTCGACCTCGGCCAGAACATGGTCGGCTCGGTACGACTGCGCGTGTCGGGCAAGGCGGGCACCGCGGTGCGGCTGCGGCACGGCGAGGTCCTCAACCCCGACGGCACCCTCTACACCGCCAACCTGCGGTCGGCCGCCGCGACGGACACCTACATCCTGAAGGGGACCGGCAAGGAGGTCTACGAACCGCGCTTCACCTTCCACGGCTTCCGCTACGTCGAGGTGACCGGATTCCCCGGCACACCGCCGGCGTCGGCCGTGACCGGACGGGTCATGCACACCTCCGCACCCTTCACGCTCACCTTCGAGACCGACGTACCGATGATCGACCAGCTGCACCGCAACATCACCTGGGGGCAGCGCGGCAACTTCCTCTCCGTCCCGACGGACACACCGGCCCGTGACGAACGACTGGGATGGACCGGCGACATCAACGTCTTCGCGCCCACGGCCACCTACACGATGGAGTCCGCCCGCTTCCTCACCAAGTGGCTCGTCGACCTCCGCGACGCACAGACGTCCGACGGCGCGTTCACGGACGTGGCCCCGCAGGCCGGCGACATCGGCAAGGGCGTCGCGGGCTGGGGAGACGCGGGGGTCACGGTCCCGTGGGCCCTGTACCAGACGTATGGCGACCGGCAGGTCCTCGAGGATGCCTGGCCGTCCGTCCAGGCCTGGCTGCGTTACCTGGAGCAGAACAGCACCGGCCTGCTGCGTCCGGACGCGGGATACGGCGACTGGCTGAACGTGTCCGACGAGACGCCCAAGGACGTCATCGCCACCGCCTACTTCGCGCACAGCGCCGACCTCGCGGCACTGATCGCGACGGAACTGGGGGAGGATCCCGCACCCTACGCCGACCTCCACGCGCGCGTACGCACAGCGTTCGAGACGGCGTACGTGACGGCCGACGGCAAGGTGAAGGGAGACACCCAGACCGCCTACGTCCTCGCCCTGTCCATGAACCTGGTTCCGGACGCCCTGCGCAAGGCCGCGGCCGACCGCCTCGTCGCCCTGATCGAAGCACGCGACTGGCACCTGTCGACCGGATTCCTCGGCACCCCGCGCCTGCTGCCCGTCCTCACGGACACCGGCCACACCGAGGTCGCCTACCGCCTGCTGCACCAGCGCACCTTCCCGAGCTGGGGTTTCCAGATGGACAAGGGCGCGACCACCATGTGGGAGCGCTGGGACTCCCTCCAGCCGGACGGCGAGTTCCAGTCCCCGGGCATGAACTCCTTCAACCACTACGCCTACGGCTCCGTGGGGGAGTGGATGTACGCCAACATCGCCGGCATCGCCCCGGGCCGGGCGGGCTACCGGCAGATCGTCATCCGCCCGCGCCCGGGCGGCGAGGTCACCTCCGCCCGGGCGACCTTCACCTCCCTCTACGGCCCGGTCTCCACCGCGTGGGAGCAGCGGTCCGGCCGATTCCGGCTGTCGTGCGGCGTGCCGGCGAACACCACCGCCGAGGTGTGGATCCCGACGGACCACCCCAAGCGCGTCACACACACCCACGGAACCTTCGTGCGTGCGGAGAACGGCTTCGCCGTCTTCGAGGTGGGGTCGGGAAACCACCGGTTCACCGTGTGA
- a CDS encoding SEC-C domain-containing protein: protein MRPDTPAENVDHTAEAARLERTAGLYPEDAEALLLRAAAHLELSGDRPAAAALYDRLLASDRELESPYLVRALKASNLWEYGHEAEARAIIDGIRAAAPRDPASWVVVAESLEAHDELEQAHEMFTEAVRLLLTDVPEPPAAAHPLLFGRHRVRRMLGAAHDEWDALADTVHSLPITLDELHDPKRVWSLGSENPAELEAEISRLRAEVGAYRMALSRPFPVAVLHWPADELTELLEAYPSLAIEYPSHEEHLATIETALRELASSGTPNLGIVPGTVPSYEAFAASEGTTPDDADLLPQYATTLAARGRAMPWPPQRSAPCWCGSGRPYGECHGA, encoded by the coding sequence ATGCGCCCCGACACGCCCGCCGAAAACGTCGACCACACCGCCGAAGCGGCACGCCTGGAGCGGACCGCCGGTCTCTATCCCGAGGACGCCGAAGCCCTGCTGCTCCGGGCCGCCGCCCATCTCGAACTCTCCGGCGACCGCCCCGCCGCGGCCGCCCTCTACGACCGGCTGCTGGCCTCCGACAGGGAGCTGGAGAGCCCGTACCTGGTCCGCGCCCTGAAGGCCTCGAACCTCTGGGAGTACGGCCACGAGGCGGAGGCCCGCGCGATCATCGACGGCATCCGCGCCGCGGCCCCGCGCGATCCGGCCTCCTGGGTGGTCGTCGCGGAGTCCCTGGAGGCCCACGACGAGCTGGAGCAGGCGCACGAGATGTTCACGGAGGCGGTGCGCCTGCTGCTCACCGACGTGCCGGAGCCCCCGGCCGCCGCCCACCCGCTCCTCTTCGGCCGCCACCGCGTGCGCAGGATGCTGGGCGCGGCGCACGACGAGTGGGACGCCCTGGCGGACACCGTCCACAGCCTGCCGATCACCCTGGACGAACTCCACGACCCGAAGCGCGTCTGGTCACTGGGCTCGGAGAACCCGGCGGAGCTGGAGGCGGAGATCTCCCGTCTGCGAGCGGAAGTGGGCGCGTACCGGATGGCCCTGTCCCGCCCCTTCCCGGTGGCGGTCCTCCACTGGCCGGCGGACGAACTGACCGAGCTCCTGGAGGCGTACCCCTCCCTCGCCATCGAGTACCCGTCGCACGAGGAGCACCTGGCCACGATAGAGACGGCCCTGCGCGAACTGGCCTCCTCGGGCACCCCCAACCTGGGCATCGTCCCCGGCACCGTCCCCTCGTACGAGGCCTTCGCCGCCTCCGAGGGCACCACCCCCGACGACGCCGACCTCCTCCCCCAGTACGCGACCACCCTGGCGGCCCGCGGCCGGGCCATGCCCTGGCCGCCGCAGCGGTCGGCCCCCTGCTGGTGCGGCTCGGGCCGCCCGTACGGGGAGTGCCACGGCGCCTGA
- a CDS encoding IclR family transcriptional regulator: MDRALRLLALAQQEPVVTLARAADELGVGTSVAHRLLATLEANGFMRRSLDGPGYRLGPAMTSARPAHADTDFTHLIQDDLLELQAATGETVEFAVLEGQAVRYIYGIASQHHMRIEARAGTILPAHTSACGRALLATLTTEQLRRIYPNEPLPHAAKTTTPTRTALEAELENVRQRGYARNVEETQPGIAALAQTLPTPQGYPPIAITISGPQARLCFTREDPRTPSETALTQALHQATQKMQAKLTSKLQH, translated from the coding sequence GTGGACAGGGCACTTCGACTGCTTGCACTGGCCCAGCAGGAGCCGGTCGTCACCCTCGCCCGTGCCGCCGACGAACTGGGTGTGGGGACCTCCGTCGCCCACCGGCTCCTGGCCACCCTCGAGGCGAACGGCTTCATGCGTCGCTCACTCGACGGCCCCGGCTACCGTCTCGGCCCGGCCATGACCAGTGCCCGCCCCGCCCACGCCGACACGGACTTCACCCACCTCATCCAGGACGACCTGCTCGAGCTGCAGGCGGCAACCGGCGAGACCGTGGAGTTCGCGGTCCTCGAAGGGCAGGCGGTGCGCTACATCTACGGCATCGCCTCACAGCACCACATGCGCATCGAAGCCCGGGCGGGAACGATCCTCCCCGCGCACACCTCGGCCTGCGGACGAGCCCTCCTCGCCACCCTCACCACCGAGCAGCTCCGCCGGATCTACCCGAACGAACCCCTCCCGCACGCGGCGAAGACCACCACCCCGACCCGCACGGCCCTCGAAGCCGAACTGGAGAACGTCAGGCAGCGCGGCTACGCACGCAACGTCGAGGAGACCCAGCCCGGCATCGCGGCACTCGCGCAGACGCTCCCCACCCCTCAGGGGTACCCGCCCATCGCCATCACCATCTCGGGGCCGCAGGCGCGCCTCTGCTTCACCCGCGAGGACCCCCGCACCCCGTCCGAGACGGCACTCACCCAAGCCCTGCACCAGGCGACACAGAAGATGCAGGCAAAGCTCACCTCGAAGCTCCAGCACTAG
- a CDS encoding MFS transporter: protein MRVSGLDGQAEATQPDTAPEGSGGPEDGSGTPTARRAVVSGALGSALEWFDFSVYGALSATVFPQLFFPDLAPGTALLASFATFGVGLVARPLGGLVFGMLGDRLGRRNVLMFTLLLMGVASVLIGLLPTYATAGMVAPASLVVLRFLQGFALGGEHTGSQLMVMEHSPSRRRGIAGALMSVGSPISQVLATLTLTGLAAWLTEDQFTSWGWRIPFLMSVALIAVGYYIRHRVEETPVFLANEGKSEQPARGLLRQHRKTVTLLVLAWAAPGALYYITVTFAISYLTGQLGFDKSSTFGLMVVANSISIGASLLGGWSSDRIGRKRVLFTGLAVLLAFLVPFFLILDTGNWWLAALTITGALCGVQFMTGCQGAFYAEALPTPVRYTGSALGLTCGNMIFAAPAPLLATWLMQISGNGTLLITAYGLLTILISAVAIRLLPDRTGRQLDA from the coding sequence ATGAGAGTCAGTGGACTCGATGGCCAGGCCGAAGCGACTCAGCCGGACACGGCACCGGAGGGCTCCGGGGGCCCGGAGGACGGGAGCGGGACACCCACCGCCCGGCGCGCGGTCGTCAGTGGCGCGCTGGGTTCCGCACTGGAGTGGTTCGACTTCTCCGTGTACGGCGCGTTGTCGGCCACGGTGTTCCCCCAGCTGTTCTTCCCCGACCTCGCGCCGGGCACCGCACTGCTGGCGTCGTTCGCGACCTTCGGAGTCGGGCTGGTGGCACGCCCCCTGGGCGGCCTCGTGTTCGGCATGCTGGGCGACCGGCTCGGCCGCCGGAACGTCCTCATGTTCACGCTGCTGCTCATGGGCGTGGCATCGGTGCTGATCGGCCTGCTTCCGACCTACGCCACGGCGGGAATGGTGGCTCCGGCCTCGCTGGTGGTCCTGCGTTTCCTGCAGGGCTTCGCCCTGGGTGGCGAGCACACCGGGTCGCAGCTCATGGTGATGGAACACTCGCCGAGCCGGCGCCGCGGTATCGCGGGTGCTCTGATGTCGGTGGGATCGCCGATCAGCCAGGTACTCGCCACACTCACACTGACCGGACTCGCCGCGTGGCTCACCGAGGACCAGTTCACCAGCTGGGGCTGGCGGATTCCCTTCTTGATGAGCGTGGCGCTCATCGCCGTCGGGTACTACATCCGGCACCGCGTCGAGGAGACTCCGGTCTTCCTCGCCAACGAGGGCAAGAGCGAGCAGCCGGCGCGCGGGCTGCTGAGGCAGCACCGGAAGACCGTGACGCTGCTGGTGCTCGCGTGGGCCGCGCCGGGAGCGCTGTACTACATCACCGTCACCTTCGCCATCAGCTACCTCACGGGCCAACTCGGATTCGACAAGAGCTCCACCTTCGGGCTGATGGTCGTCGCGAACTCGATCTCCATCGGGGCCAGCCTGCTCGGCGGCTGGTCCAGCGACCGGATCGGGCGAAAGCGCGTCCTCTTCACGGGTCTCGCGGTGCTGCTGGCCTTCCTCGTCCCGTTCTTCCTGATCCTCGACACAGGCAACTGGTGGCTGGCCGCGCTCACCATCACGGGTGCGCTGTGCGGTGTGCAGTTCATGACCGGATGCCAGGGAGCCTTCTACGCCGAGGCGCTGCCGACCCCCGTCCGGTACACCGGATCGGCTCTCGGACTCACCTGCGGAAACATGATCTTCGCCGCACCGGCGCCCCTGCTCGCGACGTGGCTGATGCAGATCTCGGGGAACGGAACCCTGCTGATCACCGCCTACGGCCTGCTCACGATCCTGATCTCCGCCGTGGCGATCCGCCTGCTCCCGGACCGTACCGGCCGGCAACTCGATGCGTGA
- a CDS encoding nuclear transport factor 2 family protein, with product MTDDAARAASVVTEEDLRLLRELKVKDRLHDLEVAYCRGIDRRDPELLKSIYFEDAFVRLGDMKEGGVDEWVDWIIDEFKPRFENTTHYLLNEWYKVDGKTAEGETHRLSYHRFGDPSRELIAASRTFNRYEERDGVWKITFREVIRDWIHERPVDRDLFTGGFAMELSKPGPEDKSYEVLSMFGRGPLRPE from the coding sequence ATGACCGACGATGCAGCTCGCGCCGCCAGCGTGGTGACCGAGGAAGACCTTCGCCTCCTGAGGGAACTGAAGGTCAAGGACCGGCTGCACGACCTCGAGGTCGCCTACTGTCGCGGGATCGACCGGCGTGACCCCGAGCTGCTTAAATCGATCTACTTCGAGGACGCCTTCGTCCGCCTGGGCGACATGAAGGAAGGCGGGGTGGACGAATGGGTGGACTGGATCATCGACGAGTTCAAGCCCCGGTTCGAGAACACCACCCACTACCTGCTGAACGAGTGGTACAAGGTGGACGGCAAGACCGCCGAGGGGGAGACCCATCGCCTCTCGTACCACCGGTTCGGGGACCCGTCACGCGAACTGATCGCCGCCAGCCGCACCTTCAACCGGTACGAGGAACGCGACGGCGTCTGGAAGATCACCTTCCGCGAGGTGATCCGGGACTGGATCCACGAACGCCCCGTGGACCGGGACCTGTTCACCGGCGGGTTCGCCATGGAGCTGAGCAAGCCCGGCCCCGAGGACAAGAGTTACGAGGTCCTCTCGATGTTCGGCCGAGGTCCGCTGCGGCCCGAGTGA
- a CDS encoding S28 family serine protease has product MHLWTRRRLLLSTASAASAAGLATTASAPSHALTGTPPAPAPDDDLVRRLGSLPGVRIVEERPGAEPGYRFFVLGLRQPVDHTDPSAGTFEQRLTLLHTSAERPTVLFTTGYAASLTPRRTEPTVLLDGNQLHVEHRYFGTSRPSAHDYSHLTIRQAADDHHRIVRTFRRLYRGAWISTGGSKGGMASVYHRRFHPHDVDGTVAYAAPNNVDDRDDSAYLRFLETVGTAADREAIKSAQRRLLLHRAELVARYQAATTAAGDTFRIVGSADKAFEIAVLRVPFMFWQNGGSPADLAAVPGPDATADQLYTWLDDTAGLALYADAIARVYIPYWYQLGTEMGYLDVPTAHLDGLLRHPGAIEPRSFVPRDIPLRFDPDAMPDIDRWVRRSGTRLLFVNGTQDPSTAESFPPGRHDSRVLWIPGANHHTTLADLPTPDRTEATAMLTRWSVRA; this is encoded by the coding sequence ATGCACCTCTGGACGAGACGACGCCTGCTGCTCTCGACCGCCTCGGCGGCCTCGGCGGCCGGTCTCGCCACGACGGCGTCCGCTCCCTCCCACGCCTTGACCGGGACGCCTCCCGCACCCGCCCCCGACGACGACCTCGTGCGCCGTCTGGGCTCCCTGCCGGGTGTGCGGATCGTGGAGGAACGGCCGGGCGCCGAACCGGGATACCGCTTCTTCGTGCTCGGACTGCGCCAGCCGGTCGACCACACCGACCCCTCGGCCGGCACGTTCGAGCAGCGCCTCACCCTGCTCCACACATCCGCCGAGCGCCCCACCGTCCTGTTCACGACCGGCTACGCGGCCTCGCTCACGCCACGGCGCACCGAACCGACCGTCCTCCTGGACGGCAACCAGCTCCACGTCGAGCACCGCTACTTCGGAACCTCACGCCCCAGCGCCCACGACTACTCCCACCTGACCATCCGCCAGGCCGCCGACGACCACCACCGCATCGTCCGCACCTTCCGCCGGCTCTACCGAGGCGCGTGGATCTCCACCGGTGGCAGCAAGGGCGGCATGGCGAGCGTGTACCACCGCCGCTTCCACCCCCACGACGTGGACGGCACCGTGGCCTACGCGGCCCCGAACAACGTCGACGACCGCGACGACTCCGCCTACCTCCGCTTCCTGGAGACCGTGGGCACGGCCGCCGACCGCGAGGCGATCAAGTCCGCCCAGCGCCGGCTCCTGCTGCACCGCGCGGAACTGGTCGCCCGCTACCAGGCCGCGACGACCGCCGCCGGGGACACCTTCCGCATCGTCGGCAGCGCCGACAAGGCGTTCGAGATCGCCGTCCTGCGCGTCCCGTTCATGTTCTGGCAGAACGGCGGCAGCCCGGCGGACCTCGCCGCCGTTCCCGGCCCGGACGCCACCGCCGACCAGCTGTACACCTGGCTGGACGACACGGCGGGCCTGGCCCTCTACGCCGACGCGATCGCCCGCGTGTACATCCCGTACTGGTACCAGCTCGGCACCGAGATGGGCTATCTCGACGTCCCCACCGCCCACTTGGACGGCCTGCTGCGCCACCCAGGCGCCATCGAGCCGCGCTCCTTCGTCCCCCGCGACATCCCCCTGCGCTTCGACCCGGACGCGATGCCGGACATCGACCGCTGGGTCCGCCGCAGCGGCACCCGCCTGCTGTTCGTCAACGGGACGCAGGACCCCTCGACCGCCGAGTCCTTCCCACCCGGCCGCCACGACTCCCGCGTCCTGTGGATCCCCGGCGCCAACCACCACACCACCCTCGCCGACCTCCCCACCCCGGACCGCACCGAGGCCACCGCAATGCTCACCCGCTGGTCCGTCCGCGCCTGA
- a CDS encoding jacalin-like lectin yields the protein MRRLLACLAAAATLGGLTAAAPSASAADSGTFSVLSYNVAGLPGSLSSAPTPRESSTTEIGRRIAPYDIVHVQEDFNYHAHLYAADTAHAHRTPTSGGAGIGSGLNTLSKVSYDVDDFERVRWNSCQFDSGDCLTPKGFTFMRERLAEGVYVDFYNVHTNAGTSDGDLASRADNLNQLTAFIKSHSAGNAVVVMGDTNTRYTRSGDTIAEFASANGLTDAWVKLIRGGTPPAKGSAALVCDQTQPTVPNTCEVVDKILYRGSKLVSLNATSYDNEHAEFLTSDGLMLSDHDPIAVGFSWSRNAGFRLSDQFGGPHGTYFNDIDSVPASARATTVALRAGSRVDRMSITLSNGTTLAHGGSGGTASSLTLGSTEYVTTAYLCQAKKDGRTRIFHAKFTTNLGRTLAGGSPTSDCVTRTAPSGWRIAGFHGRSGDEVDKIGFIYAQH from the coding sequence ATGCGAAGACTCCTCGCCTGTCTGGCCGCCGCCGCCACCCTCGGCGGGCTCACCGCCGCCGCCCCCTCCGCGTCGGCCGCCGACTCGGGCACGTTCAGCGTGCTCAGCTACAACGTCGCCGGCCTGCCCGGGAGTCTCTCCAGCGCCCCGACGCCCCGTGAGTCCAGCACCACGGAGATCGGCCGGCGGATCGCGCCGTACGACATCGTCCATGTGCAGGAGGACTTCAACTACCACGCCCACCTCTACGCGGCCGACACCGCGCACGCCCACCGCACCCCGACCAGCGGCGGTGCCGGTATCGGCAGCGGACTCAACACCCTGTCGAAGGTCTCCTACGACGTGGACGACTTCGAGCGGGTGCGCTGGAACTCCTGCCAGTTCGACTCGGGTGACTGCCTGACCCCCAAGGGCTTCACCTTCATGCGTGAGCGGCTCGCCGAGGGCGTCTACGTCGACTTCTACAACGTCCACACCAACGCCGGGACCAGCGACGGTGACCTCGCCTCCCGCGCGGACAACCTCAACCAGCTCACCGCCTTCATCAAGAGCCACTCCGCCGGCAACGCAGTCGTCGTCATGGGCGACACGAACACCCGCTACACCCGCTCCGGCGACACCATCGCCGAGTTCGCCTCCGCCAACGGCCTCACCGACGCGTGGGTCAAGCTGATCCGCGGCGGCACCCCTCCCGCCAAGGGCAGCGCCGCGCTCGTCTGCGACCAGACGCAGCCCACCGTGCCCAACACGTGCGAGGTCGTCGACAAGATCCTCTACCGCGGCAGCAAGCTCGTGTCACTGAACGCCACCTCCTACGACAACGAGCACGCCGAGTTCCTCACCAGCGACGGGCTCATGCTCTCCGACCACGACCCGATCGCGGTCGGGTTCTCCTGGTCGCGCAACGCCGGCTTCCGGCTCAGCGACCAGTTCGGCGGCCCGCACGGCACCTACTTCAACGACATCGACAGCGTCCCCGCGTCGGCCCGCGCCACCACCGTCGCCCTGCGCGCCGGCTCCCGCGTCGACCGGATGAGCATCACCCTGAGCAACGGCACCACGCTCGCCCACGGCGGCTCCGGCGGCACCGCCTCCTCGCTGACGCTGGGCAGCACCGAGTACGTGACCACCGCGTACCTGTGCCAGGCCAAGAAGGACGGCCGCACCCGGATCTTCCACGCCAAGTTCACGACGAACCTCGGCCGCACCCTGGCCGGCGGTTCGCCCACGTCCGACTGTGTCACCCGCACGGCGCCCTCCGGCTGGCGGATCGCCGGATTCCACGGCCGCTCCGGCGACGAGGTCGACAAGATCGGCTTCATCTACGCCCAGCACTGA